The region GCGATAACATGGCCGCCGCAGCTGGGGCCGGTGCCGCCCGCTACCGTGCCGGCGGGTCCATCCCAGCCGGTAACGGTATAGGCGTGGTTGAATTTCGGAGATTTCGGATCGAGGCGCGGGTCGCCGACGCTCAGTGCTCCATTGTTCGGCCCGGCGGCGCCGGTGACCGTCTTCGCCGCGGCGTCCCACTTCCCGACTTGGTAGAGGGCGGCGTGGCCGTCTTTGATATCGAGCCGGGGATCGGCGACCGCCGGCGCACCGCTGCCGAATCTTGTTCCCGTGATGCAGGGGGCGGTCTCGTCGAATTTGATTACCCGGTAGACGCTGGGGTGGCGGCTCTCCCTTTCGTTCAGCCTCGGGTCGCTGACGGCCGCCGGCGTGCTGCCGCCTATGCTGGTGTTGCCGGTTACGGTGCCCGATGGGCCCTGCCAGTCCATAACGCCCATTGTGCTGCTGCGGGGGATATGCTCCAGCCGGTACTGCTCCGGGGCGATCTTCTGCAAGTCTCGCCAGTCGCCGCCGGCGGGGATGAGCGCCAGGCGCACCCAGGTTTTCCACTGGAGGCGCGGGAGGCGGTGCATAGGGCCGCAGCTGGGGGCGTCGGGCAGGGGTATGGGGCCGATGATGTCGCCGATGGTGCGGAGCTTCAGTTTCGGCGGCTGGTAGAGGTAGGCCGGGACTTTGGCTTCGTTGCGGGCTACCAGGAGAAAGCGTTTCCGCCGCTGGCCGAGGCCGCCGAGCTCGCCGCAGTCGTGGTCGCCGCCGTGAAATACGTAGCCGTAGCGGCCGAGTATCTTCTTTACCTGCTTGACGAGGAACGCTCCCCTGGTTTTGATCATCGGTACGTTCTCGATCAGGATGAACGCCGGCAGGTCTTCCTCGAAGGCCCGCATCGTGAGGCCCATGGAGCGGACCACTAGTCGGTTGAGGGCCTGGTACTTGTCGCTGGCCGCGCTCTTGCTGGGCAGGAGGCCGCTGAATCCCTTACAGGGGGGCGAGAGGAATACGACGTCTGGGTAATCGCCGGCGGCGCGGTAGAGGTCGTAAGGGGTGACTTCCCGCCAGTCCTCGGGAGGCTCTTTGCCGTGGAAGGCGATATAGTCGGCCCGGTTGAAGAGGTCCATGCGGACGGCCGGGGCGTCGGTGAGATATTCGAAGTCTTCGCAGCAGAGCGGGTCGCAGTCGATGCCGGCCAGGGTGGTAAATTTGGCGACGGCACCTTTGTATTCGCCGACGGACTCTTGCATGCCGACCGCTGCGCCGCCGCTGCCGCAGAATAGGTGTAGAGCTTTGTAACGGTTCATCATCCCGCCTCCCCTTTCACTCCGTCGAGGCGCATCGCGTGCCCCATGCCCTCGTCGATGAAGTCAAACAGCGTCGGCGCGTCTCTCATCGCCTCGGCCACCTGCATGTATCCCAGGCCGTCTCTGAAGTAATCGCTGTTGAGCTCGCAGGCCTGTCCATACCGGCCGAGTTTCACGGCCACCATCGGGACCGTCATGATCCCCCCGAACGGGTCGAATACCACCTCTCCGGGGTTCGAGTACCGGTTTATCAGCCGTTCGACTATATCCAGCTGCAGCGGGCAGACATGCATTTCCCTTCTCTTCTGCGACTGCTTCGTGTTCAGCGTCTTCATTCGGTTGATGTCGTCCCATACTCCATCCGTCCAGGATCCGGGAGCGACTACCATGAAGCTCGCCGGCAGTTTGCCGTCCTTGTCGAGCTTCTTGGCCAGGGCGATGTGCTGGTGGTAGTCGTAGACCGATTCCCTCGAGTATTTGCGGTAAACCGCCTGGAGAGAGTCGACGGGAAGTGCGGCCAGTTCTTCCTTGCTTATCAGCCGGTCGCCTGACGATCTCCAGTAGCCGTGCGCGTCGATTTGCCACTGTGCCCGGGTGTATTCGTCCTTGGACTTGGCGACTGGCATATCGGCGTAAGCCTTCGAGGTATCGCTGGGAAGTCGGCGAAATAGCAGGATATACTCCGGGCAGCCGACGCCCATCTTGCTCCCGTCCTTGCACTGCTCCGACCAGCCCAGGCGGTAGGTCTGATTGTTCTCCCTCACCACGTCGGTGACGACGGTTATGCGGCCCATGTACTGGAAGCCGTGGCGGAGGAAGTGCGCGACTGTGAGGTCGCTGAACGGGTCAACGGTGGGCATGCCCGTGCCGGTGGCGTTGCCGAAGAGGATACGGTCCTTGACGTGGATGGCGGCTATTCTTCCGGGCTTCAGGATCCGGAGGAGGTTCGGCGTCAGGAAGTCCATCTGCTCGAAAAACTTCTCGTTATCCTTGTTGTGGCCGAAGTCGTTGTAGGACGGGGTGTATTCGTAATGGTTGCTGAACGGGATCGAGGTGACGATCATGTCGATGCTGTCAGCTGTCATCCGTTCGGCTTCGAGGATACAGTCGTTATTGGTGATGGTGAAGTGCTTGCCCTTGACTTCCACTCTCTCAACTCCGATTGACCTGGCCATTTTTTCAGCTAACGAGGTGCTGGACAGGCCGTGTTTTTTGATGATGGCGGTCATCTTCTTGACCATCGCGTCATGCTGCCGCCACTTTTCGAGGAGCACTCTGAGGATCTGTCGCTCGCTTTCGGTGTAGATGATGTCGATGATTACCTCCTCCGTCTGAAGGAAGCGATAGATCCTGTGAATGGCCTGGATGAAGTCGTTGAATTCATAGTCGATGCCGAGGAAGATGGCTCTGTGGCAGTGGCGCTGGAAGTTGCAGCCCTGGCCGGAAAGCTCTTTTTTAGTGGCGAATAGCCGGATGCGGCCGTCGCTGAAATCAATTACCCGCTGTTCGCGGAGGTCATAGTCTTGGCTGCCGTAGATGTCGACCGCGGCGGGCAAGGCCTTTTTGATCGCATGCCGCTCGGCTTCGAGGTCATGCCAGAGGATAAAACTATCGTCGGAGGAGTTGACGATCTCGGCCATCTTGGCCACACGGCCGTCGATGCTGTCCCTTTTCTCTTTGGCGGCGTCGGCCAGGGAGACAGCTGCATCTCGCAGGAGTTTGACCTGGCCGTCTCTCTCTGTGCCGGCGGTGGAGTTGTCGACCGGGATCTCGTGGTAGTTGATCTTCAGAGGTGGCAGTATGTAGCCGGTGTCGTAGAAGCCGAGGTCGGAGGGCGCGGTGATGAACAGGGCCCAGGAGGAAAGCCACAGCCAGAATTCGGCCTCCTTGTGCGGGTAGAGGGTGAGATTGTTGGCCTTGGTGCTGTCGCGCTGGAAGAATCTCGTAAGGGCCTGGCCGGTGTCCATGATCTCCAGGTAGCCGGCGTAGTGGATGAGCTCTTTATAGCGGTTGGGCGCCGGCGTGGCGGTGGCGAGGAGTTTATACCGAACGCCCTTGAACTTGTCGAGGAAGGTCTGATAAGTCTTGCTGCCGTAGCTCCTGAGGACGGAGGCTTCGTCGAGGGCGGTGGCGGTGAAGCATGTGGGGTCGATATCGCCGTCGCGCACCCGTTCATAGTTGGTTATGAGGATATCGGTTTCAGCCGCGGCGACTTCGGCCATTGTCCTGACGTACTGCGGAGGATCCATGCCGAGCAACTGCACGGCGTCGCGGGTGAATTCCTGTTTTACCCCCAGGGGGAGGACTATCAGGGCCTTGCCTCCCTCTTTGGCGATGATGATCCGGCACCATTCAAGTTCCTGGACCGTCTTGCCCAGGCCGAAGGATTCGAACAGCGCCCGGCGTCCTCCCCTAATGGCCCACCTGACGGCCTCCCGCTGGTGGGGCTTTAGCGCGGGGTTGATGTCGTCGATCGATATGTCGAAGCCGCTGTCTTTGGCGAGCTCCATTTTGTCGAGTAAAAATTGCTGATAGTTCATATCTCACCCCGAAAGCATATACTATACCGAGGGGACCTTCTGCCACATCCTCTTGGCCCCTACACCGGCCCGGCTTTATGCCGGGCTTTTAACTTTGTTCAGCTTGATAGCCTTGATCTTCTCGACCAGATTACTCATGTGCTGTGTGGCCACCGTCTGGGCTATAGCGCGGTCCTCTTCGGTCTCCGCCTTGTCTCCCATGAGGCCGAGGAATTGCTCCGTCTTAAGCCCCAGAGCCTCCTGGATAGTCTCGTCGGAGCCGTCCTCGCTAACGAGGTAATAGCAGAGGATGGAGTTTTCCTGCCCGATGCGGTGGGCACGGTCCTCGCATTGGGAGTGGATCGCCGGCGACCAGTCCAGCTCTCCGAATACGACGCTGGTTGCGACCTGGAGGCCGTCGAGGCCGGCCGCCGTCCGGAGAGATATACAGCAGAGGGGCGTCATGCCGCTCTTAAACATCTCCACCGCCTCATTCTTAGCGGCGGCATCTTCCTGGCCGGTGATCTTGCCCGGACGGAATTCCCGCAGCTCCTCCATGTAGATGTCGAACACCGCGTGATGGTAGGCGAACAACAGCACTTTTTCCCCGGCCTCCAGCAGCATCCTGACGAAAGCGCAGACGGCGGAAGCCTTGGCTATTCCGGTAGCCATACGGGCCGCTCCCTCGATCTCCCTCTTCACTCTGCCCTTCTCCAGCATGTCCTTGATGGCGTCGTAACCTTGGGCCTTCTCGACGGCTTCGCGTATCAGGTTGCTGAATACGGCCTGATCGGATTCGATAGGCTCAACCACTCGACGCTTAGGCGGCAGCTCGCCGAGAACGTCGGCCTTGGTGTGGCGGATCATCAGGCCCTCGCGCTTTAGGTAGTCGCCGAGGTTAGCCGGATCGGTGACGATATCGCCGTCGTAGCCATAGCACCATGTTCTCGAAAAGCTCTCCCAGTCCGAGAGGCAATGGAAGTCGATGATGTTCATGACGTTCCATATCTGGCCGCCGCGGCCGTAAATCGGGGTACCGGATAATCCTATGACATTCTCGGCCTTGTCCGCCACCAGCGAGGCGGCGGAGTATTTCTCCGTTTGCCGGTGCCGGAGCTCCTGGATCTCGTCGAAGATCACCGTCTTGAAGCCGTATTCCGGCAGTTCGTTCTTCCAGCCTCGCAGGATGAGGTAGTGCATGATGTAGATGTCAGCAGTCGGCAGGTCGTAGGGTTTCAGTCCCTTGATGACATGGACGAACGGGGGTACTGCCTTGCCCTTGCTAAACAATGTTGGCGCCTGCCCTATCGACGGCGGGAGGTCGAGGAATTGGGCAATCTTGTCGAGCCACCCCAGAATAAGGTGCGGAGGAACGACAATCAGGGCCGGCCAGGCGTTCACCGCTGAGAGGAACGCCAGCGCGATCGGCGTCTTGCCCAGGCCCATCTCGTCAGCGTCGAGTGTTCGCCGGTTGTGCATCAGGTGGGCCAAGCTTTCCTTCTGGTACTCCCTGAGCGTCCCGGTAAATGCCGGCGGGGGCGTGACCTTCGTCGGGGCCTTGTTGATGGCCTCCCGCTTTAGGACATGCTGGACGGTTTCCTCATACGTCTGCCGCCACTTCGCTTCATCGGCGATTCGGAGAGGGTAGCGGAGCATCAGCCAGTTAAGGTCGCCGTTGGTGCGCCGGTTGGTGCGGAAGCGGACGCGGGTGCGGTCATAGGTTTTGGAGCCGGGAAAGAGGCGCTGCGCGATTTCGATGACGCAGGGCTCCCCTTCTATTTCCCAGTCCTGTTTTCGTTCGTTGAAGGTCAGGGTGCCGTAATAATACTCGGCTTCAGAGGGGAACTGCAGGTATTGCGGAACGGTCATAAAGCGATACCCCATAATTTATTGAGTGCGATCAGCAGGCAGGGCTTGCCGCTAATCTCTTTGGGTACGTCGTGGATCAGTTGCTCTACGATAAGGATGATGCCTGTTATCTGATGGCAGGCGGCGTAGCGTTCAATCTGGGCGATCACCGCGAGCTTGGGCGGCTTGCCTTTCTTAACTTCCACCCCGATACCGCCTTCGACGAGGAAGTCGATGCGGCTCCGGGGGCCGAGGCGATATTCCTTCTCCGCAGGCAATCCGGCCTCTCGTAGGACGTCCGCCACCATGGACTGCAACTTGTATTCGTCAATGATCTTGGGGACGCGAAGGCGGCGCAGGGCTGCGGCTACTTCGTCTATTGTCATCATCATCACCCCTCGCATAATGCCTGGCACTCCCACCAGATCAGGCCCTCCAACTCTACCGCCAGCTCCCGCACCCGCGGCGGCTGCACAGGCGTCAGGCCCTCATCTTTGAGCATAGCGGCAATCTTGCGCCAGGCTTCTTCTCCATCGGCGGCCCAGACGCGGCAGGAGCGGACCTGCCGCTGCGTTATTGGGGTACCGAACATCTCGCCACCACTTCCCGGATGCTGTCCTTCCAGGCTACCTTCGGGTTCTGGCGCAGGCAGTGATAGAGCAGCATCGTATTGGTGTCGTTCTGGGCGACCTTCAGCCGAGCGATGGCCTCGGCCAGCTCCGGGCTCTGCTCCTTTACCCGCTGGTCGATCTTGTTCATCTTGCCGATCCAGATGTCGTGGGTGACGTAAATATCGACTGCCTCAACAACGCTGACAGCATTGAGTACGCCGCCCAGGTTTGGCTCGATAGAGACGGAGGTGTTGAAGCCGGCTGCTCTGGCAAACAAAAGTGATTTAATGCGCTCCTCCGGCGGCGGCGCCCCCGGCTCCCATAGTGCGCAGGTGTCGGCGTCCATGCTGCCGATGGTGAATCGGAAAAGTATTTGCCGGCGGTAATCGGTAAGCTCCGCGCAGAGCCGCTCGATGCAATCGAGGTGAGGTTTGCTGACGATCAGGACATCATTGCCAGCGGCGAGCATGCGACTGAGGGCAATGACGGCCGACTCCAGGTAGATCGACGTAATGTCGTGGGTGGTGGGAAACATGATTACGTCGTCGGCTTTGCTATACCAGCGCTTGTCGACGGCCGCCTGGTTGATGCGCTCGGTTGTCCAGTCCTCCGGCCGGATGCGCTTCCATCGGTCGACGGCGTCGGCCCGGGCGTAGCAATAGGCGCAGTTGTGGCTGCAGCCGCGGCCGATGTTGTAGCGATGCTTGGCCCATTCGTCAACGCCGGTGCCGGCGCGTTCGCGGGTGAAGGGGTCCATTTATACCGCCTCCCGTTGTCTAGCTTGAAGAGGCAATAAATACTTGCTAACTATGCCCACGATTGGGCAGATAAGGTGCTTACCGTTGATAAGAACAGTGCTGTTGGGGTTGTCGGCCTGCTGCTCTGCTGTCTTGATGACGTTGAAAATGTCGATGTACTTTTGGTCTATCAGGACATACCCGCCGTCGCGGGCAAGGTAAGCTTTGTCATTATGCTCTGTCAATCCGGTCAGTTCGAGAGTAACATTTTGGGCATTGATGGCACTTGCGATTATGCCGCGGGCACTCTCGGGGAAGTCTTTGTGCGGGCGCTGATTGCCGGGATAATACCACCCATTTACCTCGCGGAGCCGCAGTGACGCCTGAACGTGCCATAGCTCGTCGTCACTCAGCACAAGCATGATCTGCGTGTTGGTTACAAGGTTTATTCCATCGTCGCCACTATATAGGCCAACTTGATGGCCCCGAAGCGCGGCGATCACCTTTGACATGTTGAGCTCAGGAATAGGCTTTACCACTGAACGACTTGCCATCTACCGCGCCCCCTTCCGGGCACAGCAAAAGCCGCAGGGTTTCCGCGGCTTATTTCGTTTGGCCTTCTTTTTCATATCTCTCATCTCCCAAAATCAGATTCGAGGAGCGGGCCGGGGGCCGTAATGGCCCCCATCTGGCCCCTGTAACAGTATGAGGTTACTGATTATCTAGCCGCCTTTGTCGTGTTCCCGGCCGTCAGGCGAGGTGTATCCGTTTTCAACCGGGCGGGCGGCGCATAGGCACCACCTCGGCTTTCTTCATGGGGTTCGGTGATTAGGCAATTTCGAAGTGCTTTTGCACGAGCGCTTTTACCGTACCGTAGTTGTGGTGTTCATAAATGCGCTCCTTAATTAAAACTCGGGTATAACCACGAGATGCTTTTTTGCTCTCATCTCGGTAATAATTCGAATCGCTCAAGCAATCGTCCAAAAGCGTATGGTTGATAAAGTAGATGTCTCCTTGGTCGTTGACGTTATAGCGGCGACGAATTTTGCTGTCCTTGTAATAATCGAGGTCGCCGTAACGATAATCTCTCTTCTCGTCAGATACCCTTTTATAGCTCTCCAAGTCTTCCGTCAGAAGTTTTGCCTTTGCTAAAAACATCTCGGTATCAAACTTGACGATAAACATGTGGTAAGAGTGGTAGAATTGGCTGACGATGAGCGTATATTTGAAATCTGAATCCAAGAAAAAACCTCCTTATGCGCAGTCCCCGCCCGGCCGGCCGCCGGTGAGCAGCTGCTTCGTCTTTACGATCCGTATGGTCCGCGCGCTGATCTGCCGGCGCCGCCCGTCGATCATGTGGCTGTTCGCCAGCCAGGCAGTGAGGTCGATTACTTTGCTCATCCCAGCGGCCTCCAGTCTGTGCAGCCGCACCAACATACTCCCGGTCGAGGGTTGGGGCGGGTGAATCTTAGCGTGTGTCCATTGCCGCAGATCCAGCGGCGGTATAGTTCGAGCATGGCCGTCACCTCGTTTCGTTCAGGTTGACGTAGGGCTTTTCACATTGGCGGTTGTCGTGGACCTTGACGACCTTTCTCTTCTCGCTGTCCCACATGGTTGAGTATTTGGGGCCTAAAGGCAGTCCGCAGGCCGCACACTTGGGTTTTGCCATCGGTGTCTCCTTGTTCCATAGATTTACCAGTTGATTTTCTCTCCGAGCGGGAATATAATCAGTTTTACCAAACACACGTTCGGAGGTAATTATGGAAAGGCAGTTTTTGCGGATCGTGGCCGAGCACGATCAGGACGGGAACATCCGGCCGCTGCTTATCAAGTGGAAGGATGGCAGATGCTTTACGGTTGACAGGGTCCTTGACGTTCGCCAGGCTCCTGCGTTAGCCGCCGGTGGTCTGGGTATCAGATACCACTGCCGTATTCACGGGAAGGAGTATTATCTGTTCTGCGACGAGGGCAAGTGGTTTGTCGAGCGGCCGGAATCTTCACGTCCTCTAAGGGAGGGAAAAGGCAGGTAGTTGACTAGGATTATTGATCGGTGTAAAATATAGGTGAGTTCACTTAACCGCCTTGATGGCGGCTTTTTCTTTTATAGGGACCAGTAAGAGCGAGAAAGCTGATCTGACGAGTTCGGTTAATTCCTTGGTGCATCTGTTCCATACGGGGATTTCCTGCTCGTCCACGCGGTTGTCGCGACAGATCCTGGCGATCTCTTTTTGCACCGCGCCGGCGTCGTCCATTTCGACCTGTAGGTCGCAGTAGCTGGACGATAGTTCCCTGATAGGAACTTCCGGAAGCAAGGCGGCGCCGACTTTGTTTTCCCGCAGGTATATGTAGCCGAGCCAGGGTGCGTCCAGGTGCTCCATCAGCTGCAACATGGTGTCATCGCTCGGCAGGCCGCCGCTGCGGTATGTGCTCACGGTGGTCCGGCTGACGCTGCAAAGCTCGGCCAAGCCTTCGACGGAGATTTGTTTGGCGTCCATCGCCGCTATAAGGGCATTTGCAAACAGTCTGTTTATGGCAATCACCCCCTTCCTACGGTATTATTAAGGTAATCTCTCACCCATCGCCCTTCGGGGCTCTCTTTTTAGAACCGGCCGAGCAGATGCGCGGCGAGAATATGGCCAGAGAAGTAGACGACGGCGCCGAACAGGAATGTTCTCAGGAGTGCTGCCCTGACTCTGGCCAGTAGTTTGGCGTTGGCTTGTTGACGCTGATCGCGCAGGATATCGGCTAACATATGTACCTCCTTCCTAGGCCGCCCCGAGGTATTCCCAGTCGCCGACGTATTTCATGGCGTGGTCGAACATCATCAAAGGAATGTCCCGGTAGCTCGGCACCTGGTAAACGTCTTTCAAGGCGGAATACAGGGCGGCAAAGTAAACTTTGCTGTGTTCCCGGTAAGCTTTTTCGGAGGGGAGCATCTCCCTCACACGCCGGCCGATTGCCTTCTGAAGCGCCCGCTGCTGGTTGTAGTCGATGTGCAGCTTGGTTTCCACCTTGTCCTCCAGGGTGGCCACTTTACTCTCCAGCTTGACGACCTTCCCGGCGAAGCCCTCGACGGTGCTTAGCATCATCTGAAGCGCCTGAAGCGTTTCTTCGGGAGAGAGTTCCCGTCGCCCGCCGACTATAGCCAGATTGCTCATACGTCGATAACCTCCACTCTTTTAATGTTGTTCAGCAGTTCGTCGATCTCGTCGCACCAGGCGCGAACGGAGCCGACGAGAGTCAACAGGTTTTCCTTCATGGGCTCGTTGGTGCGGATCTCGGATAACGGCTTGGAATACTTGGCGGGGGCCAGTCGCTTGATAAGTTCCTCGGTGTCGGCAATAAATGGGCCAAGGGCAAGCGAGGCGTTGATCTGGGACGCAAGGTCGCTACGCTTTTCCTGGAGACTGGAAATCGCCGTCTCCATCTCGGCCAGCTTTTCTTCGCTGGCTTCAAGGGTAGCAACCCGTTTTTCCATAATGCCCACCCGGGCGGCCGCCTTGCTTACGACCTCGTAGTCCGCCGGCGCCACAGTGGGCCGGGCCTTCAGTTCCTGTTCGAGCTTCGTTTTCTGCCGGAGGAGTTCCTGATAGTCCTTGTGGCTGGTGATGTCGCCGTCGAGCACTCGCTGAGTAAGCTCCGGGTCGGCGCTGGGCTTGGCGATCTCGCGGGCCAGAGTGTACGGCACCTTCTCGATGAGTTCCCTTTTCTCCGCGTGGCGGAGAATTAAACCGTGGTAGTTGATGAGTTCGTAAGCTGTTGATTCCTTAATCCCCAGGCTGGCCACCCATTTGCCAAAGCAGCCGTAACGATGTTTTGCCAGTCTCTCCTGCGCCTCTTTGAGTTCCTGACCGACGTCGAAGCGCGTGCGGTGCATATAGCCGCCGATGATAGTTTCCTTCTGACGAAGATAACCGGCGGTCTCGGCGTCGATCTGGCTGTAGTCAAACGTCGAAGGTGGCGTCATAAGGTCGATGTTGTCGGGCAGTTGAGTAGGCTTGTCCTCCCTCGGGGCGTCTGCGGAATTGAGCACCGACTTTGTTTTCATGAGCAGCGCCCATGTGCAGCGGGCGGCGCAGTCGGTGTCGCACTCAGCGCAGCAGGTTATCCCCCGGTTAGCGGCGTCCTCGCCGCACTTTACGCAGCCGTCGTGTTTATGCTGGCAGTCCAATATATCATCACTCCTTTCTTACCGTGGCCCCAGCCTAGCGGCTACTTTCCTCAAATTTAACCTTACGGTGGCAGATGCAGCACTTCGTATGTTTGCGAGCGATATAGGCGTTTTGCTTGCCGATGCTGCCATGCTTGGGACAGGTGTACGTTTTCATCGCTCTCTCTCCTTTACAATCACACACTTCAGATCGTGCGCACATTCAGGGAAATGCCCGCACTTAAAGCAGCACACCGGCCGGCGCCCGTCGTTGTAGCATGGCCCCTTTATGCATAGCTCGCCCTCAACCAGGTTCGGACAAGTCAGTTCGCATTTGCGATCCGGAATTTGAAATGTCTTGGGCTGTTTATATGTACACCCCTGGCATTTTTCGTGAGGGAATTCGTAAAGGAAGTTGCAAAAACCGATTTTGTCGCAATAAAAGCAGTCTTTATCGGGTTCTATGGTGACGCGATCTATGGCGGGCATTTCGATTCCCCCTCCTCACTGATTTATCTCTCGGTGCAGCCGCCACAGTAAAAGCAGAGTGACTACTGCAAAGCCGATCAGCAGGACATCATACCTGCCGGAATCTATGGCCGCAAAAAATGCCTGCATAGCTTGTCCACCTCCGCAGCAGCCGGTCATATGATCCGGCGCTGACCGTCTTTTTCGGCCTCGGCGTTGAGGCGCAGTTTCGTCTCATCCGACAGGGAGTTCCACACTGCCCAACTCGCATGGTGAAAGTCGGCCAGTATCTGCTTTTTACGCTCCTCGGTCATCGGCGGCGGCGCCACCACATGAACCACTGTATTGCCGAATTTATAAGTGGCCGCGTATTTATCCGCCATCGTCATCACCTCGGTAATTATATGAAGCACCGGGTTGTCTCGTTGCTTCAAAAAACATGCTATCAAACTGATATCAGAACGATAGCGCCGCGCAATTCGTCCGGCCTTGATATGATATGTCTGGGGTAAATACCTCAAGGAGGCCGCCCAGATGCTGAAGCCTTTTCTTCTCCGCATCGAAAGAATCTATATAAGGAAGTTGGAATACATAGGGGATCGAAACGGGCGGTCGATCAATAAGGAGATCAGACAAGTGCTGGTGAAGTACGTGGAACAGTTCGAGCATAAGTATGGGAAGATTGAAGTGAATGATAAGGACTAGGCAGCCGTTTCTTCGCTAGGAACAAAACGTGCTTCAAGCTTCAGAACCTCGCACGCTTTAGCCATTGTGGTCTCATTCCAGCGGCGGTCGCCTTTCAATAGGTCGGATATGTAATTGATGCTGTAGCCCATTCGCCCGGCGAGGGCCGTGATGTTTATGTCGAGCTCTTTCATTCGGGTTTTTACCACTTTTGTGAAGTTCATTGTTTCACCACCTCGATTAAATAATAAGCTATATGACGAACAATGACAAAGCGCGCAACTCGTCATATTGACGATAATTTATAAACGGGCATCACAATTCGTCGTTTAGCTTGTTTTATCTTTAATTATCGTCATATAGCTTATTGAGTCGTAATCTATACGCTGATAAAATGAACTCAGCGAATAGCGGGGATGATAATGATGTACGAGAAAACACTTCCAAATAGTTTGAGAAGTATACGAAAGTCTAAAAAGTTGAGCGGCAACTATATTGCCGCTCAACTTGGAATAACACCTCAGTATTACTATGACCTTGAAACAGGTCGGCGCAGGCTTAATTCCGACCTCCTTATGGGACTTGTATCAACTTTCAATTGCACAGCCGACGAAATATTAAAAGTTCCTGGCCAAAATCTTACCAACAAATATTGTCAAAAAGTCGCAGATAAAATTATTGATGTTTCACCCCTAATCCCAGAAGAACTAAAAAAAGAAGCCGGCTCTGATGTAGCTTGGGGCCAGCTCCGCAAGGACGCGGAAAGCAATGATATTTCGCCCGAGGAATTACGGGCTATGCTCGAAGCGCTCAAAAAAATAAAAAAACCGGGCAATTAAGCCCGGTCATTGCAAGTCTTTCAAACTGGGGTCTATAAATAGTACGCTTCCGATCACGATCCAATCCCAATTTTTCAATGGACAGTACACTATCTCCTGTACGTTGTGAGCTGCGACGATATCAGCAATCAGGCCCCTGTTTTCCATATCAAGACCTCCGGAATTAGAACATATGTTCTATTTTCTGTTTATTGCAACCAACTCCTGCCTTCTCTTCGAACTTTATTCCGCCATTTTTCGACAAGCAAAATATAAAGCCGCCCGGTATTCAGGCGGCGGATAAGATAAGCATCTTTTCATCACCTCGGCGTTATTATTTTGGTAACTTGTGGAAGGCGAGAGCGATATCAGAATGATATCATCGGCCCAAAATGATTGTAGCCAGCCCCTACGGCTGGCCATTACATCTATGCGCTATAGAAAATTCAATATTTTTTATTTAATACCTTCTCTGTAAACTAACACCAGCAGCTTATTTTTTCGGGACGTTAGTCCCTATCCACCAAGCAGTCGCGGCACAGTCATGGCCGCTATTTT is a window of Selenomonadales bacterium 4137-cl DNA encoding:
- a CDS encoding DNA cytosine methyltransferase, which produces MMNRYKALHLFCGSGGAAVGMQESVGEYKGAVAKFTTLAGIDCDPLCCEDFEYLTDAPAVRMDLFNRADYIAFHGKEPPEDWREVTPYDLYRAAGDYPDVVFLSPPCKGFSGLLPSKSAASDKYQALNRLVVRSMGLTMRAFEEDLPAFILIENVPMIKTRGAFLVKQVKKILGRYGYVFHGGDHDCGELGGLGQRRKRFLLVARNEAKVPAYLYQPPKLKLRTIGDIIGPIPLPDAPSCGPMHRLPRLQWKTWVRLALIPAGGDWRDLQKIAPEQYRLEHIPRSSTMGVMDWQGPSGTVTGNTSIGGSTPAAVSDPRLNERESRHPSVYRVIKFDETAPCITGTRFGSGAPAVADPRLDIKDGHAALYQVGKWDAAAKTVTGAAGPNNGALSVGDPRLDPKSPKFNHAYTVTGWDGPAGTVAGGTGPSCGGHVIADPRVNIKSTNGRDRTNLYNVQAFDASATTVTGGTGPSSGGHCIADPRLAREKGYHNMFQLGEWDKPATCVTGIPDIQSGAQSIADPRVQHAAGYYNHSYSVTPWDTPSGTITSGHSPSCGGHTIADPRLGNNIRNGALGVHAWDKPGSTILAAGDVHAGASSIADPRFECDMYPASYGVQNWNEPAVTVRGNMRTMCSPASVADPRIPGDKESGVWVIIAEDGTWHRPLTTLELAALQGFPLTVNGKPLVLAGKSDARWREAIGNAVPPPAARAIGDQILTCLLASEKGDYFDLTAGGVWVREDGPTEVEVIVSKAGFIHR
- a CDS encoding DNA methyltransferase; its protein translation is MNYQQFLLDKMELAKDSGFDISIDDINPALKPHQREAVRWAIRGGRRALFESFGLGKTVQELEWCRIIIAKEGGKALIVLPLGVKQEFTRDAVQLLGMDPPQYVRTMAEVAAAETDILITNYERVRDGDIDPTCFTATALDEASVLRSYGSKTYQTFLDKFKGVRYKLLATATPAPNRYKELIHYAGYLEIMDTGQALTRFFQRDSTKANNLTLYPHKEAEFWLWLSSWALFITAPSDLGFYDTGYILPPLKINYHEIPVDNSTAGTERDGQVKLLRDAAVSLADAAKEKRDSIDGRVAKMAEIVNSSDDSFILWHDLEAERHAIKKALPAAVDIYGSQDYDLREQRVIDFSDGRIRLFATKKELSGQGCNFQRHCHRAIFLGIDYEFNDFIQAIHRIYRFLQTEEVIIDIIYTESERQILRVLLEKWRQHDAMVKKMTAIIKKHGLSSTSLAEKMARSIGVERVEVKGKHFTITNNDCILEAERMTADSIDMIVTSIPFSNHYEYTPSYNDFGHNKDNEKFFEQMDFLTPNLLRILKPGRIAAIHVKDRILFGNATGTGMPTVDPFSDLTVAHFLRHGFQYMGRITVVTDVVRENNQTYRLGWSEQCKDGSKMGVGCPEYILLFRRLPSDTSKAYADMPVAKSKDEYTRAQWQIDAHGYWRSSGDRLISKEELAALPVDSLQAVYRKYSRESVYDYHQHIALAKKLDKDGKLPASFMVVAPGSWTDGVWDDINRMKTLNTKQSQKRREMHVCPLQLDIVERLINRYSNPGEVVFDPFGGIMTVPMVAVKLGRYGQACELNSDYFRDGLGYMQVAEAMRDAPTLFDFIDEGMGHAMRLDGVKGEAG
- a CDS encoding DEAD/DEAH box helicase encodes the protein MTVPQYLQFPSEAEYYYGTLTFNERKQDWEIEGEPCVIEIAQRLFPGSKTYDRTRVRFRTNRRTNGDLNWLMLRYPLRIADEAKWRQTYEETVQHVLKREAINKAPTKVTPPPAFTGTLREYQKESLAHLMHNRRTLDADEMGLGKTPIALAFLSAVNAWPALIVVPPHLILGWLDKIAQFLDLPPSIGQAPTLFSKGKAVPPFVHVIKGLKPYDLPTADIYIMHYLILRGWKNELPEYGFKTVIFDEIQELRHRQTEKYSAASLVADKAENVIGLSGTPIYGRGGQIWNVMNIIDFHCLSDWESFSRTWCYGYDGDIVTDPANLGDYLKREGLMIRHTKADVLGELPPKRRVVEPIESDQAVFSNLIREAVEKAQGYDAIKDMLEKGRVKREIEGAARMATGIAKASAVCAFVRMLLEAGEKVLLFAYHHAVFDIYMEELREFRPGKITGQEDAAAKNEAVEMFKSGMTPLCCISLRTAAGLDGLQVATSVVFGELDWSPAIHSQCEDRAHRIGQENSILCYYLVSEDGSDETIQEALGLKTEQFLGLMGDKAETEEDRAIAQTVATQHMSNLVEKIKAIKLNKVKSPA